AGGAGAAATTGATAAACGACCAAAGATCAAGAAACTGAGAAACTTTTTAGAAAGAACAAAAAGTAGTCAATCTATCAAAGGAAAATGATTAAATCAAGGGGTAATAATTGACGAAAGAAAGTAGCTTATTCCTCTTTAATTTTACATTCTTTAGATAGTAATTTTCGAGTTAGATGATAAAAATTTTAATTTTTTAAATCAGCTATCGATGAGATAATAGAAAAGAACTCATGAAAAGATTTAAGGATACATTATCATGGCTAAACTGTATCGTATTATTACCAGTTTATGGTTGACCTTGACTATCGTATTTAGTTTAGGTATCAGCAACGCCAACGCCACAGGAGTATATGATATGCCCATGGTCAGTGCTGGGGAGGCAGTATGGGTAGTGGATGAGGCAGACACCCTCAGTCGAGCAACAGAGGCAAAATTGGATGGAATGTTTGATCAATTAGCCCACTCCACAGGCACAGAGGTACGGGTAATTACCCTCCGTCGTTTGGATTATGGGGCAACTATTGATAGTTTCACCGATGATGTTTTTCAGAAATGGTACCCCACCCCAGAAGAGCAAGAAAATCAAGTATTATTAACCCTTGATACCCTCACTAATCGCAGTGGTTTGCGCATCGGTGCATCTTTACAAAATTTATTAACCCCTGATATTGCCGAAAGTGTTGTTAAAGAAACCGTAGGATATGCCCTCAAAAATCAGCAATATAACCAAGCAATAGTGGATGCGGGCGATCGCATGATTGCAGTATTATCAGGACAAGAAGACCCCGGACCCCCTGAAATTCAGGAACTTAACATAGAAGGCACATTCTCTACCGCCGAGGAAACTGATGACGGTATCGCCACCATTTGGGTAGTGTTACTCGTGATCCTAGCTACGGTTATCCCCATGGTGACATATTTTTGGTATGTAGGATTTCCCGGCAGTTAAGCTAGAATGAAAATATGAAAGCTCAGTATTTCATAATATAAAACTTTTAAAAAACTAGCCAATAAAAAGATGATTACAGACACAATCGCTATCAGATACTATCAAAAACTAACCGATGGCATGGTAGATTTATGGAACAGAGGTAGTCGCTATGAAGAATTAAGAGTTTATATGGAGGGATATTTGGCTTGTTTACGTCAAACAAATATTGTAGAACCTTACTTAATTCATCGTCTCGAAGAAGAAGCATTTCGCTTTTTAAGGGATCCTTCTAACTTTGAATTGGCAATGCCTCAAGTACAAAGAGAACATGATTTTTATTAAAATTCTTTTTGTATTTAAACAAAATTTGAGGGTGGGGACTAACACTGAATATAATTCATTTCGGTTCGGTTTTAGTCCCCATCCTCTTGCTTATAAATAGTGTGATTAAAATTTAATATTGATTTATGGCTGACTCAATCATGTATCAAGAAGACGGTTATGTTGTTTTGGAAAACGACAAACCAGAAGAGTTGATGAGTAAAACAGAATTGTTAGAAAAATTAAAAAAACTGGTATCGGATTCAACAGAATTACCCCGTGATGTGGCTCAACATAATACTATTGAGGCTAAAGCCGAATATTTACTAGATAACTATTGCGAATTTTATCCTGATGAAAACAGTTATTTACAATGGTATGTCGTTCGTTGGGAAAAAAAATAAGTAAAAATCCCCTCGTAAATTTTTATGGTAACTTTTCTTATCAAAGATAATTTAGACAAACAGAGATGGTGGATTGCCCTTGCCGCCGTTATCATTCAACTATGTTTAGGCACCATCTACTCTTGGAGTGTCATTAAAAATGAGCTAGTCACCAATCAAGGCTGGGAAGAAGTTGCCACTTCCCTAACTTTTGTAATCTCCTTGGGAATTATTGGTTGTGCGGCGGCGGTGGGTGGTATTTTGGTTGATAAAAAAGGGCCAAGGTTTGTAGCTACCCTCGGAGGCTTTTTGTTTGGCATTGGCACTATTATCGCAGGGATAGGCATTGAGTTAAATAATTTACTCATTCTCTACTTGGGATATGGACTCATAGCAGGATTAGGCAATGGTTTTGGTTATGTTACCCCCATTGCAACCCTTATTCGTTGGTTTCCCGACAAGAGGGGTTTAGTAACGGGGTTGGCAGTGATGGGTTTTGGTGCTGGGTCTTTTTTTATTGGTTTGATTGCTCCATTTTGTATTAATAATTTTGGTGTACCTAATACTTTTTATATTTGGGGAGTCTGTTTTTTACTATTGATTGTCATTTCTGGACAATTGTTAATTAATCCTCCCCGTGGTTGGCTACCCCTTGGCTATGAATTACCTACGGGTAATAAAACCATTGAATGTTACACCTTTCATCGAGCAATTCGGGCCTCTCAGTGGTGGATTTTGTGGGGTATTTTATTTGTTAATGTGAGTGCTGGATTAGGTTTTATTTCTCAGTTATCTACCATTGCTAGAGATTTATATTATTTACCTATTTTTGAGAATTTAAGCGTCCAAGATATTAGTTTACTTAGGGACAGGGCGGGGTCTTTTGTAGTGGCGATCGCCGCTATCTTCAACGGTTTAGGCAGACTTTTTTGGGCATGGTTATCGGACATTTTTGGTAGAAAAGCAATTTTTTCCACCATGTTTATTACCCAAGGAGTTTTATATTTAATCATTCCCTATCTAAATAGTTATATTCTGTTCATTTTCATTGCCTGTTACCTTCTTTCTTGTCTTGGGGGTGGATTTGCCACCATGCCAGCTTTTGCGGCGGATACTTTTGGCTCGGAAAATATTGGACGTATTTACGGGGCGATGTTAACTGCTTGGGGAAGTGCAGGGGTAGTAGGGCCTTTTGTGTTTAGTTGGATCAAGGATAATACTGCTAGTTATAACTATGCTTTGTATGGGGCCGCAATGTTGTTAATTATCGGTTTTATTTTGACAAGAATTTATCATCCCCCTCGCAGAATAAAGTGTATTCATGAATGACGGCACCCGAGAATCAGAAAATAGTTCGAGGTTAAGCTACAATTCTAAAGATTATTATATTTATTAGTATTTAACGGAATGGCAGAATTAACTCCTAATCCTAGTTTTAGTTTAACGGTAAGGTTAGAATTATTAAATAGAGCAGGTACTTTGGCAAAGGTAACTCAGGCCATTGCTGATGTGGGCGGTAGTTTGGGGGAAGTATTGTTAATTGAACGTAGTTTAAAGATTACCAAAAGGGAATTACACATCGATGCTTCTAGTACCGAACACGCCGAGAGAATTGTTCAGGCGATTAAAAGTATTCCTGAAATTAAGGTTTTACATATTAGCGATCGCACTTTTGACATCCATCGAGGCGGTAAAATCCACATTCAAAACCGCATTCATATTTCTTCTTCTTCTGACCTTGCCATGGCCTATACCCCTGGGGTAGGACGTATTTGTCGGGCGATCGCCGATAACCCCGAAAATGTTTTCTCTTTGACCATTAAAAGCAACGCCATTGCCATTGTTACCGATGGTTCGGCAGTTTTGGGGTTAGGAAATTTAGGGCCAGAGGCGGCTTTACCAGTGATGGAAGGGAAAGCCATGTTATTTAAAGAGTTTGCCGACATTGACGCTTTCCCCGTCTGTCTCAATACTCAAGATGTGGAAGAAATTATCCAAACTGTTAAAAATATGATGCCCGTGTTTGGAGGGGTAAACCTAGAAGACATCGCCGCCCCCCGTTGTTTTGAAATTGAAAAAAGATTACAAGAGGAGTTAGATTTTCCCATTTTCCACGATGATCAACATGGTACCGCCATTGTTAGTATTGCCGCCCTCATTAACGCCCTCAAAATCGTTCAAAAGGAAATGAGTGAGATAAAAGTAGTTATTAATGGTGCAGGGGCCGCAGGAATTGCGATCGCCCGTTTACTACAAAAAGCTGACTGTCATGGCATCATCCTTTGCGACTCCAAAGGTATTATCAGTAAAGATAGAGAAAACTTGACCCCCGAAAAACGTTCCTTAGCCGTTGCTGACACAGGAACCCTAAAAGAAGCCCTCGTGGATGCCGATGTCTTTATCGGAGTCAGTGCGCCCAAAGTGGTTACGAGGGATATGATTCGTAGTATGGCAAAAGATCCCATTGTCTTCGCCATGGCAAACCCCATCCCCGAAATTCAACCCGAATTAATCCAAAATGATGCGGCAGTCATTGCCACGGGTAGGAGT
The sequence above is a segment of the Cyanobacterium stanieri PCC 7202 genome. Coding sequences within it:
- a CDS encoding major facilitator superfamily MFS_1 (PFAM: Major Facilitator Superfamily~InterPro IPR011701~KEGG: sfu:Sfum_3728 major facilitator transporter~PFAM: major facilitator superfamily MFS_1~SPTR: Major facilitator superfamily MFS_1) produces the protein MVTFLIKDNLDKQRWWIALAAVIIQLCLGTIYSWSVIKNELVTNQGWEEVATSLTFVISLGIIGCAAAVGGILVDKKGPRFVATLGGFLFGIGTIIAGIGIELNNLLILYLGYGLIAGLGNGFGYVTPIATLIRWFPDKRGLVTGLAVMGFGAGSFFIGLIAPFCINNFGVPNTFYIWGVCFLLLIVISGQLLINPPRGWLPLGYELPTGNKTIECYTFHRAIRASQWWILWGILFVNVSAGLGFISQLSTIARDLYYLPIFENLSVQDISLLRDRAGSFVVAIAAIFNGLGRLFWAWLSDIFGRKAIFSTMFITQGVLYLIIPYLNSYILFIFIACYLLSCLGGGFATMPAFAADTFGSENIGRIYGAMLTAWGSAGVVGPFVFSWIKDNTASYNYALYGAAMLLIIGFILTRIYHPPRRIKCIHE
- a CDS encoding protein of unknown function DUF477 (PFAM: Domain of unknown function (DUF477)~COGs: COG1512 Beta-propeller domains of methanol dehydrogenase type~InterPro IPR007621~KEGG: cyt:cce_4116 hypothetical protein~PFAM: protein of unknown function DUF477~SPTR: Putative uncharacterized protein) — protein: MAKLYRIITSLWLTLTIVFSLGISNANATGVYDMPMVSAGEAVWVVDEADTLSRATEAKLDGMFDQLAHSTGTEVRVITLRRLDYGATIDSFTDDVFQKWYPTPEEQENQVLLTLDTLTNRSGLRIGASLQNLLTPDIAESVVKETVGYALKNQQYNQAIVDAGDRMIAVLSGQEDPGPPEIQELNIEGTFSTAEETDDGIATIWVVLLVILATVIPMVTYFWYVGFPGS
- a CDS encoding hypothetical protein (PFAM: Protein of unknown function (DUF3571)~KEGG: cyt:cce_0819 hypothetical protein~SPTR: Putative uncharacterized protein), which codes for MADSIMYQEDGYVVLENDKPEELMSKTELLEKLKKLVSDSTELPRDVAQHNTIEAKAEYLLDNYCEFYPDENSYLQWYVVRWEKK
- a CDS encoding malic protein NAD-binding protein (PFAM: Malic enzyme, NAD binding domain; Malic enzyme, N-terminal domain; ACT domain~COGs: COG0281 Malic enzyme~InterProIPR005829:IPR015884:IPR001891:IPR002912:IPR 012301:IPR012302~KEGG: cyc:PCC7424_1195 malate dehydrogenase (oxaloacetate-decarboxylating)~PFAM: malic protein NAD-binding; malic protein domain protein; amino acid-binding ACT domain protein~SPTR: Malate dehydrogenase (Oxaloacetate-decarboxylating)); this encodes MAELTPNPSFSLTVRLELLNRAGTLAKVTQAIADVGGSLGEVLLIERSLKITKRELHIDASSTEHAERIVQAIKSIPEIKVLHISDRTFDIHRGGKIHIQNRIHISSSSDLAMAYTPGVGRICRAIADNPENVFSLTIKSNAIAIVTDGSAVLGLGNLGPEAALPVMEGKAMLFKEFADIDAFPVCLNTQDVEEIIQTVKNMMPVFGGVNLEDIAAPRCFEIEKRLQEELDFPIFHDDQHGTAIVSIAALINALKIVQKEMSEIKVVINGAGAAGIAIARLLQKADCHGIILCDSKGIISKDRENLTPEKRSLAVADTGTLKEALVDADVFIGVSAPKVVTRDMIRSMAKDPIVFAMANPIPEIQPELIQNDAAVIATGRSDYPNQINNVLAFPGLFRGALDCRAKTLTTEMYLQAARAIASLVPPNVLDKEHIIPSVFDERIVPTVAAAVQQAAREAGVARL
- a CDS encoding hypothetical protein (KEGG: cyc:PCC7424_4397 hypothetical protein~SPTR: Putative uncharacterized protein), encoding MITDTIAIRYYQKLTDGMVDLWNRGSRYEELRVYMEGYLACLRQTNIVEPYLIHRLEEEAFRFLRDPSNFELAMPQVQREHDFY